One Clavelina lepadiformis chromosome 1, kaClaLepa1.1, whole genome shotgun sequence genomic region harbors:
- the LOC143468524 gene encoding short transient receptor potential channel 7-like isoform X3: MFGLKLKPMEKYDSRRRNRSTGRRNGPRANRGSCFLLGSKHHPTPEELYFLEAAEYGDIPTVGRILENMKTLNVNCVDYIGQNALQLACGNEHLEVVEILIKQPTMARIGDALLLAISRGYLRIVETILNHSSFDRHDRLTRSPSEQKAFNQDTDFYAYDDDGTRFSPDITPIILAAQYQEFDIVLELLRRGARIEHPHHYNCKCQICDQKRIDDSLGYSLSRLNAYKGLASPAYLALSSPDPAWQALSLSNELNKLSNLEKEFKHDYVKLSTQCNDFVEKLLDVCHNSEEVDIMLSGHKIKSCRLDYENEIAKKASLPESCTGDTESYPKLYQLKRAIKYKVKKFVAHPSCQQRLIRIWYRHFSWFRQIGTIHKILWGFLFSIFMPLIAVIYLTAPCSKIGRMFQSPFCKFITQASAYAQFVLLLIINCLERMEGLDNSAAFIRLFHQDHPYGRYTKFNWCEVIILIYVTGMLWNEVKELWGEGMNSYMCQLWNMVDSLMLLILISSFTCRGIAYKKAIAGQFWWDSNFGENATNLVYDMTNETLTLYGVNVNKSVPNWAGYYAYSRANRRFWSGSDPQIISEALYSLGIVLSFSRISYILEVNDKFGPLQISLARTVGDIIKWSGIFFMIFGAFLLGLFNLYSYYDEPGAKNTRSFTTLEETFITLFWSIFGLADYKGVEVLYDHQLTRLVGYQLYGAYNIITVIIMLNMLIAMINSSYSEVEGDSDVEWKFARADLMLSYMEKGNTLPVPFNLIPIPRAIICALKWFANRFRSKRRHSKDQKPFDNSQSKHCNLTQGKKREQFKTIMGRIVKRYVIQAQLDKSKEAEITEAELQEIKHDISSLRFELLANTSRFEESMNNILDHLQIKQTKKPQAAEPQAQKNASVQSENCTNVVILHQETTEAF, from the exons ATGTTCGGATTAAAACTTAAGCCAATGGAAAAATACGACTCAAGGCGAAGAAATCGCTCAACAG GTCGACGCAATGGTCCAAGAGCAAACCGGGGATCATGTTTTCTCCTTGGATCCAAACATCATCCGACACCCGAAGAACTTTATTTTCTCGAGGCAGCTGAGTACGGTGACATTCCGACAGTTGGTCGAATTTTGGAGAACATGAAAACACTTAATGTGAATTGCGTTGATTACATAGGACAGAATGCGTTACAACTTGCGTGCGGGAATGAGCATTTAGAG GTAGTGGAAATACTGATTAAACAGCCAACGATGGCAAGAATCGGTGACGCCTTGCTGTTGGCGATCAGCAGAGGTTACTTAAGGATTGTTGAAACAATTCTGAACCACTCATCTTTTGACAGACACGATCGCCTCACCCGAAGTCCTAGCGAACAGAAAGCCTTTAACCAG GACACAGACTTTTATGCGTATGACGACGATGGTACACGATTTTCCCCGGACATCACACCAATCATTCTTGCAGCACAATACCAAGAGTTTGACATCGTTTTGGAATTGCTGAGACGAGGAGCCAGGATCGAGCACCCGCATCATTACAATTGCAAATGTCAAATCTGTGATCAAAA ACGCATCGATGACTCCCTCGGTTACAGTCTTTCACGGCTCAATGCCTACAAAGGCTTGGCTAGTCCGGCCTACCTTGCCTTGTCTTCACCCGATCCAGCGTGGCAAGCGCTAAGCTTGAGCAACGAACTCAACAAGTTGTCTAATTTGGAAAAGGAGTTTAAA cATGATTACGTGAAACTTTCTACTCAATGCAATGATTTTGTTGAGAAGTTACTTGATGTTTGTCACAATTCCGAAGAAGTCGACATCATGTTAAGTggtcacaaaataaaatcatgtcGTCTTGACTACGAAAACGAGATCGCTAAAAAGGCCAG tttGCCAGAAAGCTGCACAGGAGATACAGAATCTTATCCTAAGCTCTACCAGTTAAAAAGAGCTATAAAGTACAAAGtcaaaaag TTTGTGGCGCATCCTAGTTGTCAACAACGGCTTATACGAATTTGGTATCGACACTTCTCTTGGTTTCGTCAAATTGGCACAATCCACAAGATACTCTGGGGCTTTCTTTTCAGCATATTCATGCCTCTGATTGCTGTGATTTATCTCACTGCCCCGTGTAGCAAG atTGGCCGCATGTTTCAAAGCCCATTTTGCAAGTTCATCACTCAAGCGTCGGCTTACGCACAATTTGTATTGTTACTCATTATTAACTGTCTTGAAAG AATGGAAGGTTTAGATAACTCAGCTGCGTTCATAAGACTTTTCCACCAAGATCACCCGTACGGTAGATATACAAAATTTAACTGGTGCGAGGTGATCATACTAATTTATGTTACAG GGATGCTTTGGAACGAAGTGAAAGAATTATGGGGTGAAGGCATGAATTCGTACATGTGCCAACTCTGGAACATGGTCGATTCGCTCATGTTgcttattttaatttcttccTTCACATGCCGTGGCATTGCTTACAAGAAA GCCATAGCCGGTCAGTTTTGGTGGGACAGTAATTTTGGAGAAAATGCCACAAACTTGGTGTATGATATGACCAATGAAACCCTTACTTTATATGGCGTTAACGTCAACAAAAGTGTGCCAAATTGGGCTGGTTACTACGCATACTCCAGAGCAA ATAGACGATTTTGGAGCGGCAGTGACCCTCAGATAATATCTGAAGCTCTGTACTCCCTCGGAATTGTGCTCAGCTTTTCAAGAATTTCTTACATTTTGGAAGTTAATGACAAATTTGGTCCATTACAGATATCCCTAGCAAG GACTGTGGGCGACATAATAAAATGGTCTGGGATATTCTTTATGATTTTTGGTGCTTTTCTGCTGGGTTTGTTTAATCTTTATTCATATTACGACGAACCTGGAGCCAAAAACACCAGATCTTTTACGAC ATTAGAGGAGACATTTATCACATTGTTCTGGTCAATATTTGGATTGGCGGATTATAAAGGCGTGGAAGTCTTATATGATCATCAATTGACCAGACTAGTAGGCTACCAGCTATATGGAGCATACAACATCATCACAGTGATAATCATGCTGAACATGCTAATTGCCATGATTAACAGTTCCTACTCCGAAGTTGAG GGCGATAGCGACGTAGAATGGAAATTTGCTAGAGCTGATTTGATGTTATCGTATATGGAGAAGGGAAACACTCTGCCAGTTCCATTCAACCTTATCCCAATACCCAGAGCGATAATTTGCGCACTCAAGTGGTTTGCCAACAGATTTAG gtcaaaaagaAGACACAGTAAAGATCAGAAACCATTTGACAATAGTCAaagcaaacattgtaatttAACACAGggaaaaaaa agAGAGCAATTCAAAACAATTATGGGACGCATCGTAAAAAGATATGTTATTCAAGCGCAACTGGACAAAAGCAAAGAAGCAGAGATTACAGAAG CTGAACTTCAAGAAATAAAGCACGATATCAGCAGTTTGCGgttcgaacttttggcaaATACGTCAAGATTTGAGGAGAGTATGAACAATATACTAGACCATCtccaaataaaacaaacaaagaaaccCCAAGCAGCAGAACCACAGGCTCAAAAGAATGCAAGCGTTCAATCAGAAAATTGTACCAATGTTGTGATTTTGCATCAAGAAACAACTGAAGCCTTCTGA
- the LOC143469856 gene encoding cation channel sperm-associated protein 4-like, which yields MKRKWQTKVGAVIKTQQVTNLLQAPLIDDENEDYINQQQDVLRRFCFDSPEEKRIRRNLREGLHNQLAEVEMDINDIADKDDDDITSSVSEMVACVLDSVYFKGMIFVVIAINAVHIALQTVESISVPYSYVFFFVDNLIMGIFVCEIILKWYSGFFIFWKDYWNILDFVIIFVLHLGGWLSFFSNTRLLRILRVIRAFRSLKTVTSLTGLSLVVETILQSIPDMANIMVLLLIFMVVLSVVGVKLFGKYLPQYFGDPIQCMFSIFVCFTQDGWMQIFRNFERYAEDDLFTYVSACLFFILTILMAAFIIANLIVAVVTTNLDRAMKEMKEEQKTNLEILPASNTSDQTDEVNNDESSASKEDGARDVLLIHIDEVLENATLDLSGPANSQNVMNSQRPLYKCDLSHLTTEKLEHYFLLLIALDENLKEHKRLREIVKNITKTIRGLNDEAGRDAEAARLLIGEKKSFSLFEEISRSNVNTDADQVHWQE from the exons atgaaaagaaaatggcaaacGAAAGTTGGTGCTGTTATAAAAACCCAGCAAGTAACAAACTTGCTTCAAGCACCTCTTATAGATGATGAGAATGAAGATTATATAAACCAGCAGCAAGATGTTCTTCGACGATTTTGTTTTGATTCGCCGGAAGAGAAAAGAATACGCAGAAATCTAAGG GAGGGACTTCACAACCAACTTGCGGAAGTGGAAATGGACATTAACGATATCGCCGATAAAGATGACGACGACATCACCAGCTCCGTTTCCGAAATGGTCGCATGTGTCCTGGATTCTGTCTATTTTAAAG GCATGATTTTTGTCGTGATTGCAATCAACGCGGTGCATATCGCCCTTCAAACCGTGGAAAGCATCTCAGTGCCCTATTCATATGTTTTCTTCTTTGTGGACAACCTGATCATGGGAATATTCGTCTGTGAGATCATACTCAAGTGGTACAGCGGATTTTTCATATTCTGGAAAGACTACTGGAATATTCTAGattttgtgattatttttgttttacac TTAGGTGGGTGGCTTTCATTTTTCAGCAATACCCGGTTATTGAGGATATTGCGAGTAATTCGCGCATTTAGAAGTTTGAAAACGGTCACCTCTCTTACAGGACTTTCACTAGTTGTTGAAACTATCCTTCAG TCTATCCCGGATATGGCCAACATTATGGTGCTTCTGCTCATTTTTATGGTTGTGCTCAGCGTGGTTGGTGTGAAGCTATTCGGAAAATACTTACCCCAATATTTTGGTGATCCAATACAGTGCATGTTCTCAATATTTGTATGCTTTACCCAG GACGGCTGGATGCAGATATTCAGAAACTTTGAACGCTATGCAGAAGATGATCTCTTTACTTATGTAAGCGCCTGCTTGTTTTTCATCCTCACAATTCTCATGGCGGCGTTTATAATTGCCAACTTGATAGTTGCTGTCGTGACCACTAACCTGGATAGGGCAATGAAAGAAATGAAA GAAGAACAAAAGACAAATCTTGAGATTCTTCCTGCTTCAAACACAAGCGATCAGACAGATGAGGTCAATAATGACGAGTCGAGCGCCAGCAAAGAAGATGGAGCCCGTGATGTGCTATTGATTCACATCGATGAAGTTCTAGAAAATGCTACTCTAGACTTGTCGGGTCCAGCTAACTCCCAGAACGTGATGAATTCTCAACGCCCGTTATATAAATGCGATTTGTCTCACCTCACTACGGAAAAACTTGAACATTACTTTCTTCTTCTCATTGCTCTCGATGAAAATCTCAAAGAGCACAAACGCTTAAGAGAAATCGTCAAGAATATTACGAAAACAATTCGCGGACTCAATGACGAAGCCGGCCGCGACGCGGAAGCTGCAAGGCTGCTGATCGGTGAAAAAAAGTCTTTCAGTTTGTTCGAAGAAATTTCACGCTCGAATGTAAACACAGACGCAGACCAAGTCCACTGGCAAGAATAA
- the LOC143468524 gene encoding short transient receptor potential channel 7-like isoform X2: MAETYSRKKILARKAEENFTENPLSTARGRRNGPRANRGSCFLLGSKHHPTPEELYFLEAAEYGDIPTVGRILENMKTLNVNCVDYIGQNALQLACGNEHLEVVEILIKQPTMARIGDALLLAISRGYLRIVETILNHSSFDRHDRLTRSPSEQKAFNQDTDFYAYDDDGTRFSPDITPIILAAQYQEFDIVLELLRRGARIEHPHHYNCKCQICDQKRIDDSLGYSLSRLNAYKGLASPAYLALSSPDPAWQALSLSNELNKLSNLEKEFKHDYVKLSTQCNDFVEKLLDVCHNSEEVDIMLSGHKIKSCRLDYENEIAKKASLPESCTGDTESYPKLYQLKRAIKYKVKKFVAHPSCQQRLIRIWYRHFSWFRQIGTIHKILWGFLFSIFMPLIAVIYLTAPCSKIGRMFQSPFCKFITQASAYAQFVLLLIINCLERMEGLDNSAAFIRLFHQDHPYGRYTKFNWCEVIILIYVTGMLWNEVKELWGEGMNSYMCQLWNMVDSLMLLILISSFTCRGIAYKKAIAGQFWWDSNFGENATNLVYDMTNETLTLYGVNVNKSVPNWAGYYAYSRANRRFWSGSDPQIISEALYSLGIVLSFSRISYILEVNDKFGPLQISLARTVGDIIKWSGIFFMIFGAFLLGLFNLYSYYDEPGAKNTRSFTTLEETFITLFWSIFGLADYKGVEVLYDHQLTRLVGYQLYGAYNIITVIIMLNMLIAMINSSYSEVEGDSDVEWKFARADLMLSYMEKGNTLPVPFNLIPIPRAIICALKWFANRFRSKRRHSKDQKPFDNSQSKHCNLTQGKKREQFKTIMGRIVKRYVIQAQLDKSKEAEITEAELQEIKHDISSLRFELLANTSRFEESMNNILDHLQIKQTKKPQAAEPQAQKNASVQSENCTNVVILHQETTEAF, from the exons ATGGCGGAGACCTACTccaggaaaaaaattttggcaagAAAGGCAGAAGAAAATTTCACCGAAAACCCATTGTCCACAGCTCGAG GTCGACGCAATGGTCCAAGAGCAAACCGGGGATCATGTTTTCTCCTTGGATCCAAACATCATCCGACACCCGAAGAACTTTATTTTCTCGAGGCAGCTGAGTACGGTGACATTCCGACAGTTGGTCGAATTTTGGAGAACATGAAAACACTTAATGTGAATTGCGTTGATTACATAGGACAGAATGCGTTACAACTTGCGTGCGGGAATGAGCATTTAGAG GTAGTGGAAATACTGATTAAACAGCCAACGATGGCAAGAATCGGTGACGCCTTGCTGTTGGCGATCAGCAGAGGTTACTTAAGGATTGTTGAAACAATTCTGAACCACTCATCTTTTGACAGACACGATCGCCTCACCCGAAGTCCTAGCGAACAGAAAGCCTTTAACCAG GACACAGACTTTTATGCGTATGACGACGATGGTACACGATTTTCCCCGGACATCACACCAATCATTCTTGCAGCACAATACCAAGAGTTTGACATCGTTTTGGAATTGCTGAGACGAGGAGCCAGGATCGAGCACCCGCATCATTACAATTGCAAATGTCAAATCTGTGATCAAAA ACGCATCGATGACTCCCTCGGTTACAGTCTTTCACGGCTCAATGCCTACAAAGGCTTGGCTAGTCCGGCCTACCTTGCCTTGTCTTCACCCGATCCAGCGTGGCAAGCGCTAAGCTTGAGCAACGAACTCAACAAGTTGTCTAATTTGGAAAAGGAGTTTAAA cATGATTACGTGAAACTTTCTACTCAATGCAATGATTTTGTTGAGAAGTTACTTGATGTTTGTCACAATTCCGAAGAAGTCGACATCATGTTAAGTggtcacaaaataaaatcatgtcGTCTTGACTACGAAAACGAGATCGCTAAAAAGGCCAG tttGCCAGAAAGCTGCACAGGAGATACAGAATCTTATCCTAAGCTCTACCAGTTAAAAAGAGCTATAAAGTACAAAGtcaaaaag TTTGTGGCGCATCCTAGTTGTCAACAACGGCTTATACGAATTTGGTATCGACACTTCTCTTGGTTTCGTCAAATTGGCACAATCCACAAGATACTCTGGGGCTTTCTTTTCAGCATATTCATGCCTCTGATTGCTGTGATTTATCTCACTGCCCCGTGTAGCAAG atTGGCCGCATGTTTCAAAGCCCATTTTGCAAGTTCATCACTCAAGCGTCGGCTTACGCACAATTTGTATTGTTACTCATTATTAACTGTCTTGAAAG AATGGAAGGTTTAGATAACTCAGCTGCGTTCATAAGACTTTTCCACCAAGATCACCCGTACGGTAGATATACAAAATTTAACTGGTGCGAGGTGATCATACTAATTTATGTTACAG GGATGCTTTGGAACGAAGTGAAAGAATTATGGGGTGAAGGCATGAATTCGTACATGTGCCAACTCTGGAACATGGTCGATTCGCTCATGTTgcttattttaatttcttccTTCACATGCCGTGGCATTGCTTACAAGAAA GCCATAGCCGGTCAGTTTTGGTGGGACAGTAATTTTGGAGAAAATGCCACAAACTTGGTGTATGATATGACCAATGAAACCCTTACTTTATATGGCGTTAACGTCAACAAAAGTGTGCCAAATTGGGCTGGTTACTACGCATACTCCAGAGCAA ATAGACGATTTTGGAGCGGCAGTGACCCTCAGATAATATCTGAAGCTCTGTACTCCCTCGGAATTGTGCTCAGCTTTTCAAGAATTTCTTACATTTTGGAAGTTAATGACAAATTTGGTCCATTACAGATATCCCTAGCAAG GACTGTGGGCGACATAATAAAATGGTCTGGGATATTCTTTATGATTTTTGGTGCTTTTCTGCTGGGTTTGTTTAATCTTTATTCATATTACGACGAACCTGGAGCCAAAAACACCAGATCTTTTACGAC ATTAGAGGAGACATTTATCACATTGTTCTGGTCAATATTTGGATTGGCGGATTATAAAGGCGTGGAAGTCTTATATGATCATCAATTGACCAGACTAGTAGGCTACCAGCTATATGGAGCATACAACATCATCACAGTGATAATCATGCTGAACATGCTAATTGCCATGATTAACAGTTCCTACTCCGAAGTTGAG GGCGATAGCGACGTAGAATGGAAATTTGCTAGAGCTGATTTGATGTTATCGTATATGGAGAAGGGAAACACTCTGCCAGTTCCATTCAACCTTATCCCAATACCCAGAGCGATAATTTGCGCACTCAAGTGGTTTGCCAACAGATTTAG gtcaaaaagaAGACACAGTAAAGATCAGAAACCATTTGACAATAGTCAaagcaaacattgtaatttAACACAGggaaaaaaa agAGAGCAATTCAAAACAATTATGGGACGCATCGTAAAAAGATATGTTATTCAAGCGCAACTGGACAAAAGCAAAGAAGCAGAGATTACAGAAG CTGAACTTCAAGAAATAAAGCACGATATCAGCAGTTTGCGgttcgaacttttggcaaATACGTCAAGATTTGAGGAGAGTATGAACAATATACTAGACCATCtccaaataaaacaaacaaagaaaccCCAAGCAGCAGAACCACAGGCTCAAAAGAATGCAAGCGTTCAATCAGAAAATTGTACCAATGTTGTGATTTTGCATCAAGAAACAACTGAAGCCTTCTGA
- the LOC143468524 gene encoding short transient receptor potential channel 7-like isoform X1, with protein sequence MGINKRRLNGQPYFIKDDISRAVATTRTVYCRRNGPRANRGSCFLLGSKHHPTPEELYFLEAAEYGDIPTVGRILENMKTLNVNCVDYIGQNALQLACGNEHLEVVEILIKQPTMARIGDALLLAISRGYLRIVETILNHSSFDRHDRLTRSPSEQKAFNQDTDFYAYDDDGTRFSPDITPIILAAQYQEFDIVLELLRRGARIEHPHHYNCKCQICDQKRIDDSLGYSLSRLNAYKGLASPAYLALSSPDPAWQALSLSNELNKLSNLEKEFKHDYVKLSTQCNDFVEKLLDVCHNSEEVDIMLSGHKIKSCRLDYENEIAKKASLPESCTGDTESYPKLYQLKRAIKYKVKKFVAHPSCQQRLIRIWYRHFSWFRQIGTIHKILWGFLFSIFMPLIAVIYLTAPCSKIGRMFQSPFCKFITQASAYAQFVLLLIINCLERMEGLDNSAAFIRLFHQDHPYGRYTKFNWCEVIILIYVTGMLWNEVKELWGEGMNSYMCQLWNMVDSLMLLILISSFTCRGIAYKKAIAGQFWWDSNFGENATNLVYDMTNETLTLYGVNVNKSVPNWAGYYAYSRANRRFWSGSDPQIISEALYSLGIVLSFSRISYILEVNDKFGPLQISLARTVGDIIKWSGIFFMIFGAFLLGLFNLYSYYDEPGAKNTRSFTTLEETFITLFWSIFGLADYKGVEVLYDHQLTRLVGYQLYGAYNIITVIIMLNMLIAMINSSYSEVEGDSDVEWKFARADLMLSYMEKGNTLPVPFNLIPIPRAIICALKWFANRFRSKRRHSKDQKPFDNSQSKHCNLTQGKKREQFKTIMGRIVKRYVIQAQLDKSKEAEITEAELQEIKHDISSLRFELLANTSRFEESMNNILDHLQIKQTKKPQAAEPQAQKNASVQSENCTNVVILHQETTEAF encoded by the exons ATGGGAATTAACAAACGTCGCCTTAACGGCCAACCTTACTTCATCAAGGATGACATCTCACGTGCTGTTGCCACCACTCGCACTGTTTATT GTCGACGCAATGGTCCAAGAGCAAACCGGGGATCATGTTTTCTCCTTGGATCCAAACATCATCCGACACCCGAAGAACTTTATTTTCTCGAGGCAGCTGAGTACGGTGACATTCCGACAGTTGGTCGAATTTTGGAGAACATGAAAACACTTAATGTGAATTGCGTTGATTACATAGGACAGAATGCGTTACAACTTGCGTGCGGGAATGAGCATTTAGAG GTAGTGGAAATACTGATTAAACAGCCAACGATGGCAAGAATCGGTGACGCCTTGCTGTTGGCGATCAGCAGAGGTTACTTAAGGATTGTTGAAACAATTCTGAACCACTCATCTTTTGACAGACACGATCGCCTCACCCGAAGTCCTAGCGAACAGAAAGCCTTTAACCAG GACACAGACTTTTATGCGTATGACGACGATGGTACACGATTTTCCCCGGACATCACACCAATCATTCTTGCAGCACAATACCAAGAGTTTGACATCGTTTTGGAATTGCTGAGACGAGGAGCCAGGATCGAGCACCCGCATCATTACAATTGCAAATGTCAAATCTGTGATCAAAA ACGCATCGATGACTCCCTCGGTTACAGTCTTTCACGGCTCAATGCCTACAAAGGCTTGGCTAGTCCGGCCTACCTTGCCTTGTCTTCACCCGATCCAGCGTGGCAAGCGCTAAGCTTGAGCAACGAACTCAACAAGTTGTCTAATTTGGAAAAGGAGTTTAAA cATGATTACGTGAAACTTTCTACTCAATGCAATGATTTTGTTGAGAAGTTACTTGATGTTTGTCACAATTCCGAAGAAGTCGACATCATGTTAAGTggtcacaaaataaaatcatgtcGTCTTGACTACGAAAACGAGATCGCTAAAAAGGCCAG tttGCCAGAAAGCTGCACAGGAGATACAGAATCTTATCCTAAGCTCTACCAGTTAAAAAGAGCTATAAAGTACAAAGtcaaaaag TTTGTGGCGCATCCTAGTTGTCAACAACGGCTTATACGAATTTGGTATCGACACTTCTCTTGGTTTCGTCAAATTGGCACAATCCACAAGATACTCTGGGGCTTTCTTTTCAGCATATTCATGCCTCTGATTGCTGTGATTTATCTCACTGCCCCGTGTAGCAAG atTGGCCGCATGTTTCAAAGCCCATTTTGCAAGTTCATCACTCAAGCGTCGGCTTACGCACAATTTGTATTGTTACTCATTATTAACTGTCTTGAAAG AATGGAAGGTTTAGATAACTCAGCTGCGTTCATAAGACTTTTCCACCAAGATCACCCGTACGGTAGATATACAAAATTTAACTGGTGCGAGGTGATCATACTAATTTATGTTACAG GGATGCTTTGGAACGAAGTGAAAGAATTATGGGGTGAAGGCATGAATTCGTACATGTGCCAACTCTGGAACATGGTCGATTCGCTCATGTTgcttattttaatttcttccTTCACATGCCGTGGCATTGCTTACAAGAAA GCCATAGCCGGTCAGTTTTGGTGGGACAGTAATTTTGGAGAAAATGCCACAAACTTGGTGTATGATATGACCAATGAAACCCTTACTTTATATGGCGTTAACGTCAACAAAAGTGTGCCAAATTGGGCTGGTTACTACGCATACTCCAGAGCAA ATAGACGATTTTGGAGCGGCAGTGACCCTCAGATAATATCTGAAGCTCTGTACTCCCTCGGAATTGTGCTCAGCTTTTCAAGAATTTCTTACATTTTGGAAGTTAATGACAAATTTGGTCCATTACAGATATCCCTAGCAAG GACTGTGGGCGACATAATAAAATGGTCTGGGATATTCTTTATGATTTTTGGTGCTTTTCTGCTGGGTTTGTTTAATCTTTATTCATATTACGACGAACCTGGAGCCAAAAACACCAGATCTTTTACGAC ATTAGAGGAGACATTTATCACATTGTTCTGGTCAATATTTGGATTGGCGGATTATAAAGGCGTGGAAGTCTTATATGATCATCAATTGACCAGACTAGTAGGCTACCAGCTATATGGAGCATACAACATCATCACAGTGATAATCATGCTGAACATGCTAATTGCCATGATTAACAGTTCCTACTCCGAAGTTGAG GGCGATAGCGACGTAGAATGGAAATTTGCTAGAGCTGATTTGATGTTATCGTATATGGAGAAGGGAAACACTCTGCCAGTTCCATTCAACCTTATCCCAATACCCAGAGCGATAATTTGCGCACTCAAGTGGTTTGCCAACAGATTTAG gtcaaaaagaAGACACAGTAAAGATCAGAAACCATTTGACAATAGTCAaagcaaacattgtaatttAACACAGggaaaaaaa agAGAGCAATTCAAAACAATTATGGGACGCATCGTAAAAAGATATGTTATTCAAGCGCAACTGGACAAAAGCAAAGAAGCAGAGATTACAGAAG CTGAACTTCAAGAAATAAAGCACGATATCAGCAGTTTGCGgttcgaacttttggcaaATACGTCAAGATTTGAGGAGAGTATGAACAATATACTAGACCATCtccaaataaaacaaacaaagaaaccCCAAGCAGCAGAACCACAGGCTCAAAAGAATGCAAGCGTTCAATCAGAAAATTGTACCAATGTTGTGATTTTGCATCAAGAAACAACTGAAGCCTTCTGA
- the LOC143469865 gene encoding regucalcin-like: MSPKVQLVHKTECGIGEGPHWDDLTNTLLYVDIPASLVYRWDPVTSQLKSCVVKDRSVGAVVPRKKGGLVVAAGHRFAFLDETTGEMETIQECNKEFPHSRFNDGKCDPAGRFWAGTMGLEQKPAHPRPKEGSLYCLDNDHSVKKTVSPVDISNGLSWSHDKRTMYYCDTLRFTIDAYDYDITTGNISNMREVCHFDRNTDGFPDGHAIDVDGNLWVAMFSTSLILKLDPRTGQKLETIKVSDTALKTTSVCFGGPNLDELYVTSARNSPLMDGEDLSGALFKITELGTKGYPANVYEG; the protein is encoded by the exons ATGTCTCCAAAGGTACAATTAGTTCATAAAACAGAATGTGGAATCGGAGAAGGCCCTCACTGGGACGATTTGACCAACACACTTTTGTATGTTGACATTCCTGCGTCTTTGGTATACCGTTGGGATCCAGTCACAAGTCAACTGAAATCGTGTGTCGTAAAAG ATCGTAGTGTCGGGGCAGTGGTGCCACGAAAGAAGGGTGGCCTTGTCGTAGCGGCGGGTCACAGATTTGCCTTTCTTGACGAGACCACGGGGGAAATGGAAACTATCCAAGAATGCAATAAAGAGTTTCCACACAGTCGTTTTAACGACGGCAAATGCGATCCTGCTGGAAGGTTTTGGGCCG GAACGATGGGTTTGGAACAGAAACCAGCCCATCCCAGACCAAAAGAAGGTTCCCTCTACTGCCTGGATAATGATCATTCCGTAAAGAAGACGGTTTCTCCAGTTGACATTTCCAATGGGCTTTCATGGAGCCATGATAAGCGGACTATGTATTACTGTGATACCTTAAGA TTCACTATCGATGCATACGACTACGATATAACCACGGGCAATATTAGCAACATGCGGGAAGTGTGCCATTTCGATCGGAATACTGATGGTTTTCCTGATGGTCATGCGattgatgtcgatggaaattTATGGGTGGCCATGTTTTCAACTAGTTTAATACTAAAATTGGATCCTAGAACgg gtcaaaaactgGAAACAATCAAAGTGAGTGACACGGCACTGAAAACAACATCGGTTTGCTTCGGTGGTCCTAACCTCGATGAACTTTACGTGACTTCAGCTCGTAACAGTCCCCTGATGGATGGTGAAGACTTGTCGGGAGCTCTGTTTAAG ATAACCGAGTTGGGCACCAAAGGATACCCAGCAAATGTCTACGAAGGATGA